AAAAATCCCAAAAAAACTCAAAAATTAAAAGATTATCTTGAAGATTTAAATTGAACAGGAGGATTGATGGAAAACAATATTGATACATTAAAAAAACTTGAAGTTATATATAAATCTAAGTTTGAGCTTGAAGAAAGGCGAAAAAGTATTCCCAAGTATTTGGAGGCGAAAAAAAATCAGATTGAAGAATTGTCGAAAGTTCTTGTTGATTTGCAACAAAAGTTTAAGGAGTATCAAAAAGAAGACTCTGCTTTAAAGTTAGATATTCAAGATATTAATTCAAGAAAGAGCAAGGCTGAAGAAAAAATTGATAGCATTAAAACGCAAAGAGAATATGAGGCTCTTGAAAAAGAACTTCAGGTTATTATTGACGATGAAGTTACAATTAGAAAAAAGATGACACATGTTAATGGGCTTAAAACTAAAATAGAAAAGGAAATATTAGATGTCAACGAGAAGCACATCAAAGAAGAGGAATGTTTTAGAGCTGAAAGCAGTAGTTTTGAGCTGGAGCTTTTAGAAATTGAAAAGAAACTTTTAGAAATAGAGAGTGAAGAGTTAAATTGTGCTTCTAAAATGAATGAAGATTTTTTATTTAAATTTCAAAGAATAATAAGAAATAAATCAAATGGAGTTGTGCCTTTGGTTAACAATGTTTGCAAAGGTTGTCATATGATACTTCCTATTGAATTTGCAAATAAAGTAAGACGTGAGCCCAACGATATTAAATTTTGTCCTTATTGCAGCAGAATACTTTATTATCAGGATAAAGTTCAGATAAGCGATGAAATAATTCCTGGTAGTTTAGCAGATCTTGTTGAATAAAATTTATTAATTTGATACTTTTTATTTAAGCTGGCAGTCAGCCATCGCTTAGTTTTATAATTAAAGCTTAAGAGGAAAGTCCGAGCTCCAATAAGAACATAATGCTAGGTAATGCCTAGGGGTTTTAAACCTAAGAAAGTGTCGCAGAAAATTACCGCCGTAAAAGGTAAGGGTGAAAAGGTGAGGTAAGAGCTCACCGCTTATTTAGCAATAAATACAGGCAAGATAAACCTCATTAGGAGCAAGATCAAGTATGTAAGCACCCTTTGTTCTTGAGGACATGCTTACGGGTAGATCGCACGATTTTTTTAGCGATAAAAAAATAAGAGAGATGATGGCATAGTACAGAACTCGGCTTATGGGTGTCAGCTTAATTTCATTGACCTAAAAGAGAGTTTTAAATGGAAATAAGATATTTAAGATATATTTTTTACTCATTTATGATTTTCATTTTCATTTTTTTAATTTATTACATTTTATCATATTTTAAATCTTTTTCTAGTTCTTATTTAAAGGCAGGTCCAACAGAAGTTGATTTGCTTTTACTCTGGGATAAAAAAGAATATAAAGAAATAATAGATTATGCTGAGAATGACATTAAAAATCATAGATTTGATTTTAATTTGAATTTACTTTTAGGATTTTCATATTTTTATTATTCTTTAATAGTAAATGAAGGGTATTTAAAAGGAGAGTTTTTAGATAAATCCATAGAAAGACTAAGATTTTTAATTTCTATAAATGATGGAGTCTCCATAAGCCCTTTGTATTACATATTGGGAAAGGCATATTCTCATAAAGGAGAGTTTTATAGCGAGCTTGCTGTAAAATTTTTAAAGAAGGCCTTAAATGCCGATAATTTTGATTTCATGAACATTAGAGAAGATATTTTTGAATATTTGGGATATTCGTATCAGCTTTTAAGAGATTACAAATCTAGTTTGAAGTTTTTTGAAAAAGCTTTTAATGAAAATAAATCTGATTTAGTGCTTTGGAGTTTGGCTTATGTTAATTATAAGTTGAATGATATAAACAAAAGCATTGAGTATATAAAAAAAATAATAGAAGAAGAGAAAAGAAAATTATCAAAGGGTGAGAAAACGGATGAAAATTTAATTCAAAAGGTATATTTGCTTTATGGAGACATTCTATTAGATAAAGGCGATTATGACAGTGCTTTTAATTACTATAATAAAGTTCTAGAAATTAATAGTTCAAATTCTAGCGTTTATGTTAAAATAGGAGATATATATAGAAAGAAAGATAAAGATTATCCTAAAGCTAGAAAATACTGGAGAGAAGCTCTCAATCTTAATCCTTATTTAGAAGCAGCAAGAGAGAGGCTTGGAATTACTTTGGAAGACTTTTAGGGAGGTTGTTTTGAATTTGTTTAAGTCTTTTTTGATAGATATTGGCATTGATCTTGGAACATGTAATACATTGGTTTATATTAAAGATTATGGCGTGGTTATGAGCGAGCCTTCTGTTGTTGCAATAGATATAACCAAAGGTAATAAAGTTGTTGCGGTTGGTAGAAATGCTAAAAAAATGCTTTGGAAAACTCCAGAAAATATTAAAGCCGTACGCCCACTTAGAGATGGAGTTATTGCTGACATTGAGAATACAGAGAAGATGATCAAATATTTTATTAATCAAATTTTTTCTCGTAAAAAATTATTTTTTAAGCCGAGAATGGTAATAGGTGTTCCAACTTGTATTACAGAGGTTGAGCGAAGAGCTGTAAAAGAGAGCGCAATGAATGCCGGTGCAAGAGAAGTTAAAGTAATAGAAGAATCTCTTGCAGCTGCTATTGGATCTGATATTCCTATTTTTGAACCTACAGGTCATATGGTGTGTGATATTGGGGGTGGAACTACAGAAATATCTGTTATTTCTCTTGGCGGCATGGTTGTAAGTAGAGCAATTAGGACTGGTGGTGACGAATTTGATGAGAGCATAATAAAGTATATGAGAAATTCTCATAATATTATAATTGGTCAACAGACAGCAGAAAAATTGAAAATTAAGATAGGAAATGTATATCCCGATATTCAAAATTTAAGGGTAGAAAAAATAGACATTAAGGGTACAGATGCTGTAACTGGTCTTCCTAGAAAGCAACTTGTTGATTCTATGGAAGTAAGAGAGTCTTTGCAAGAACCTATAAATGTTGTTGTGGATGAAGTTAAGCGCACTCTTGGTGCAACTCCCCCAGAGCTTGCTACAGACATTGTTGAGCGTGGCATTATTTTGACAGGGGGAGGGGCTCTTCTTAAGGGTTTAAATAGACTTCTTTCAAAAGAGACTGGAGTTCCTGTTTATGTTGCAGACAATCCGCTTCTCTCGGTAGCTGTTGGTGCCGGGTTATTTTATGATTATGCCAATAGAATAGATATTAGTAAAAATATTTACAGTTTTATCAATGAATAAGTTATGAATTTTCTTGTCAAATTCAAGAATTTTATCAAAGTACTTTTGGTATTGATAGTTTCTCTTGTTTTTATGATTCATGATTCAAGCAGCATTCAAAAGAGAAGATCAGATAATTTTTTGTTTTTTACTCTTAATTCTTATATTCAAAGCAGAATGCATGGGGTTTTTAGTTTTATTTCCAATGTTTTTAAAACTGTAAATGAATACAAAAATTACAAGGACAAGATAGAATTTTATAAAAAAAGGATACAACAGCTTGAAATAGTCACTCAGAATATACAGTCACTAAGGCAAGAGAATGTTCGTCTTAAAGAGCAATTAAATTTTTATTCGTCAAGCTCTAGCGATTTTATTTCGGCAGAGATTATATATCTAAACTATTCAAACATATCGACTTTAATGGCTATTAATAAAGGATTCAATGATGGGATAGAAAAAGATATGATAGCAGTTGCATATCAGGATGGATTTAGTGGCCTTGTAGGCAAAGTTGTAAAGGTTTATTCTAATACTGCTAAAATTTTGCCTTTAACTAATTATGAAAATTTTGTGTCCGCAAGGATTCAAAGTAGTAGGTTTATAGGCCTTATAGAAGGCAATGGTTATGGTAAAAAACTTGAAATGAATTACGTTAATAGACTTGCTGAAAAAGATTTAAAAATAGGGGATTCTATTGTTACTGCTGGATTTAGTGAATATCCAGTTGGTATTTATATTGGAAAGATTACAAATTTTCATATTCTTGATTATAATTCTCTTTTAAAAATAGAAGTAGAGCCAGCTATAGTTTTAGATAAGCTTGAGTATGTTTTTCTTGTTAAAAACAACAAAGAGATTGGTGAATAATGGCAACATTTTTTACATATTTTATTTCCAGCGCATTTTTAGGCAAAATTTTTCAACACTATTTTGCAACTTATTTTTATTTTTCAATAGATATTTTTTTAATTTTTCTAGTTTTTAATTCTTTGAATTTTATTTTTAATGTGGGATTATTATCTAGCATTTTATATGGTCTTCTTATGGATTATTTTACAGGATTACCACTTGGATTTTTTGTTTTTGGGTATACGATAATATTTTATTTTAACAATAAAATAAAATTATTCATGCCCAAAAATATGCTTAGCATGACAATATTTTTTATTCTTTCAAAAATTATATTATGGTTTTTAGCTATTGTGTTTTATGATTTTGTAGACTTAAAATCTTTTAATTATTCAATTTTCAACCTTGATCTTTTTGTAAATATAATGTCTATTAACTTTTTATATCCAATTCAAAATTATTTTACTAGAAATTTTTATTCTTTTAAAGAGGATTATTAGTGGGTGTTATAACAAATTTTAGATACAAGTTCGGCATATTTTTTTTAATAGTAATTATGGTGCTTTATTTGGCGATTTTATTCCAAATGCAAATTGGTAAGCATTTGTTTTATGACAGAGAAGCCAATGTTTTTTTATCAAGATTGGAAAAAATCAATGCCTCAAGAGGTGAAATTTTGGATTCTAATTCCAATGTTTTGGCAAATAATTTAACTATGTTTATCTTAAAGATAAGCTTACAACAGTATTACAATATGCCTGCTGCTACTAGAATTGAGATGATAGATTTTTTATCAAGCACTCTAGATATTGATAAATCAATTATTTTGTCTAAACTTCAAGAGCCTGGTGGATATCTTAAAGATGTTGAAATAATTGAACTTACCCCAAAGATGCTTTTCAAAATTTCTGAAAAAAAGTTTTATTATCCTGCTCTTTTGTGGACCTATTCTTTTAAGCGTAACTATTTAGTTGACGATTCATATTCTCATTCAATCGGTTATGTTGGGCAAATAAATCAAAGAGAACTTAGGACGTTTTACAATGTTAGTGGGTATGATAATACTTCTACGATTGGAAAGTTGGGCGTTGAACAAGTTTATGATAATTACATTAGAGGGCAAGAGGGATTAATAAAATACAAGGTAGATTCTAAGGAGAGAAGAATAGACGATGGTTCTATTATAAAAAATATGGTGCCCGGTAATGATGTTGTGCTTAATATCAATAAAGATATTCAAGATCTTGCTAAGAATGCTTTAGGCAAAAGGTATGGTTCTGTTGTAGTATTAAAACCATCAACAGGTGCTGTTCTTGCTCTTCACAATTATCCTTATTATTCTATGAAAGATGTTTACAATAAAGATAATAAGGAAGATTACTCTTTTTTAAATAAAGCAATTCAATCTGTTTACCCGCCTGCGTCTATTTTTAAATTAGTTGTTGCTGCTGCCATTCTTGAAGAAAGAGTTATAGACAAAGATCGTAAAATTTATTGTCCTGGATATTTTAAAGTTGGAAATAGAATTTTTCATTGCTGGAAGCCCGGAGGTCATGGGTATGTTAATTTAGAAGAGGCGATTGCACATTCTTCTAATGTTTATTTTTATACACTTGGGCTTAAGTATCTTGGAGTTGATAGAATTAGAAAATATGCAAAAGAATTTGGGTTTGGAGAAAAAACAGGAATTGATTTGCCAAATGAAGTAGCTGGCCTTCTTCCTAGTCCTGAGTGGAAAGAAAAAACTTTTAATCAGCCTTGGGTAGGAGGAGATACTGTAAATTTTTCAATAGGTCAAGGATTTTTAAATGCTACTCCTATGCAGATTGTTAATATGGTTGCTATGATTGCAAATGAAGGTGTTGTATATAAACCTAGAATTGTAAATAAAATTTTAAAAGGTGGTACTAATAAGGTTGTTCTTGAAAATAAACCAGAAATATTAAGAAAGACAAATCTTATTAGTAAAAACACATTTAAACTTCTGAAAAAATATATGAGAAGTGTTATAACTTATGGTACAGCAAGATATGCAGTTCTTACCAAAGCTGTTGAGGTTGGAGGAAAAACAGGTACTGGTCAAACTGGAATAGATGGTTTTGAAAATAGTTCTTTTATTGGACTTGCCCCTTATAACGGTTCAGCTGATAATCAAATTATTGTTTTTAGTTTGGTTGAGGCAAAAAGTAATGTGGATTGGTGGCCTGCAAAATCTACAGATTTAATAATGCAAGGCATTTTTGCAAATCAAAGTTATGAAGATATTCTTAAAGGTTATAGGCCGTGGTATATTAGGTAGATTAATGGTTTTTAGAAAAAATTATGATTATTTGGCTTTGATAAGCTTACTTATAGTTTCTTTTGTTGGTATATTGTTGATTTATTCTAGCGATTATAATATTAGTGGATCTTTAACCAAGAATGAATATATAAAACAAACCTTTTGGGTAATTATTGGATTTTTTCTAATTTTTATAGTGGGCAAATATGATTTAAAATTTGTTTATAGCATGGTATATCCTTTATATTTTTTATTAATATTGGCTTTAATTTTTACTGCATTTTTTGGAATGACAGTAAATGGAGCAAGAT
The window above is part of the Borreliella burgdorferi B31 genome. Proteins encoded here:
- a CDS encoding zinc ribbon domain-containing protein gives rise to the protein MENNIDTLKKLEVIYKSKFELEERRKSIPKYLEAKKNQIEELSKVLVDLQQKFKEYQKEDSALKLDIQDINSRKSKAEEKIDSIKTQREYEALEKELQVIIDDEVTIRKKMTHVNGLKTKIEKEILDVNEKHIKEEECFRAESSSFELELLEIEKKLLEIESEELNCASKMNEDFLFKFQRIIRNKSNGVVPLVNNVCKGCHMILPIEFANKVRREPNDIKFCPYCSRILYYQDKVQISDEIIPGSLADLVE
- a CDS encoding tetratricopeptide repeat protein, whose amino-acid sequence is MEIRYLRYIFYSFMIFIFIFLIYYILSYFKSFSSSYLKAGPTEVDLLLLWDKKEYKEIIDYAENDIKNHRFDFNLNLLLGFSYFYYSLIVNEGYLKGEFLDKSIERLRFLISINDGVSISPLYYILGKAYSHKGEFYSELAVKFLKKALNADNFDFMNIREDIFEYLGYSYQLLRDYKSSLKFFEKAFNENKSDLVLWSLAYVNYKLNDINKSIEYIKKIIEEEKRKLSKGEKTDENLIQKVYLLYGDILLDKGDYDSAFNYYNKVLEINSSNSSVYVKIGDIYRKKDKDYPKARKYWREALNLNPYLEAARERLGITLEDF
- a CDS encoding rod shape-determining protein, which gives rise to MNLFKSFLIDIGIDLGTCNTLVYIKDYGVVMSEPSVVAIDITKGNKVVAVGRNAKKMLWKTPENIKAVRPLRDGVIADIENTEKMIKYFINQIFSRKKLFFKPRMVIGVPTCITEVERRAVKESAMNAGAREVKVIEESLAAAIGSDIPIFEPTGHMVCDIGGGTTEISVISLGGMVVSRAIRTGGDEFDESIIKYMRNSHNIIIGQQTAEKLKIKIGNVYPDIQNLRVEKIDIKGTDAVTGLPRKQLVDSMEVRESLQEPINVVVDEVKRTLGATPPELATDIVERGIILTGGGALLKGLNRLLSKETGVPVYVADNPLLSVAVGAGLFYDYANRIDISKNIYSFINE
- the mreC gene encoding rod shape-determining protein MreC, giving the protein MNFLVKFKNFIKVLLVLIVSLVFMIHDSSSIQKRRSDNFLFFTLNSYIQSRMHGVFSFISNVFKTVNEYKNYKDKIEFYKKRIQQLEIVTQNIQSLRQENVRLKEQLNFYSSSSSDFISAEIIYLNYSNISTLMAINKGFNDGIEKDMIAVAYQDGFSGLVGKVVKVYSNTAKILPLTNYENFVSARIQSSRFIGLIEGNGYGKKLEMNYVNRLAEKDLKIGDSIVTAGFSEYPVGIYIGKITNFHILDYNSLLKIEVEPAIVLDKLEYVFLVKNNKEIGE
- the mreD gene encoding rod shape-determining protein MreD gives rise to the protein MATFFTYFISSAFLGKIFQHYFATYFYFSIDIFLIFLVFNSLNFIFNVGLLSSILYGLLMDYFTGLPLGFFVFGYTIIFYFNNKIKLFMPKNMLSMTIFFILSKIILWFLAIVFYDFVDLKSFNYSIFNLDLFVNIMSINFLYPIQNYFTRNFYSFKEDY
- the mrdA gene encoding penicillin-binding protein 2, with amino-acid sequence MGVITNFRYKFGIFFLIVIMVLYLAILFQMQIGKHLFYDREANVFLSRLEKINASRGEILDSNSNVLANNLTMFILKISLQQYYNMPAATRIEMIDFLSSTLDIDKSIILSKLQEPGGYLKDVEIIELTPKMLFKISEKKFYYPALLWTYSFKRNYLVDDSYSHSIGYVGQINQRELRTFYNVSGYDNTSTIGKLGVEQVYDNYIRGQEGLIKYKVDSKERRIDDGSIIKNMVPGNDVVLNINKDIQDLAKNALGKRYGSVVVLKPSTGAVLALHNYPYYSMKDVYNKDNKEDYSFLNKAIQSVYPPASIFKLVVAAAILEERVIDKDRKIYCPGYFKVGNRIFHCWKPGGHGYVNLEEAIAHSSNVYFYTLGLKYLGVDRIRKYAKEFGFGEKTGIDLPNEVAGLLPSPEWKEKTFNQPWVGGDTVNFSIGQGFLNATPMQIVNMVAMIANEGVVYKPRIVNKILKGGTNKVVLENKPEILRKTNLISKNTFKLLKKYMRSVITYGTARYAVLTKAVEVGGKTGTGQTGIDGFENSSFIGLAPYNGSADNQIIVFSLVEAKSNVDWWPAKSTDLIMQGIFANQSYEDILKGYRPWYIR